In Paramormyrops kingsleyae isolate MSU_618 chromosome 5, PKINGS_0.4, whole genome shotgun sequence, one DNA window encodes the following:
- the tmem106a gene encoding transmembrane protein 106A: MGVSFGQKHSSPEEEKDVPVLDKARRASRRDYGSIGGEDSLDCPTCQGTGRIPRGLERKLVAVIPCSDQRLKPPQTKRYVCISVLLCLVVCMLVLFFLFPRTVSLSPMAIKSVLVYFSPATVNMTVKNIINISNENFVTVEAHNLDLQVLIVDTIVGKFKISNVTTVKPRSVKPYEYDILVSIDDPGLNEYCRKTSIRIHTLFLHLQIKMTVYYLAHSEQLSLDTYEYVDCGTNTTVPHIIQAM; encoded by the exons ATGGGGGTGTCCTTTGGGCAAAAGCATAGTTCCCCAGAGGAGGAGAAGGATGTTCCAGTGCTCGACAAGGCGAGGAGAGCATCTCGGAGGGATTACGGCAGTATTGGCGGGGAGGACTCCTTGGACTGCCCCACTTGTCAGGGTACAGGACGCATCCCACGAG GCCTGGAGAGAAAGCTGGTGGCAGTCATTCCATGCAGTGACCAGAGGCTGAAGCCGCCACAGAC GAAGCGCTATGTCTGCATATCCGTGCTGCTGTGCCTCGTAGTCTGTATGTTAgtcctcttcttcctcttcccGCGGACTGTTTCACTTTCCCCTATGGCCATCAAATCTGTCCTGGTGTACTTCTCTCCAGCCACGGTCAATATGACTGTCAAA AACATTATTAACATCAGCAATGAGAACTTTGTCACCGTGGAGGCCCACAATCTGGACTTGCAGGTTTTGATCGTCGACACCATTGTTGGAAAATTCAAGATTAGCAATGTTACTACAGTGAAACCACGCTCAGTTAAGCCG TATGAGTATGACATCCTTGTCTCAATTGACGACCCTGGACTGAA TGAATATTGCAGAAAAACATCAATCCGAATCCACACCTTGTTTTTGCATCTGCA AATCAAAATGACTGTGTACTATCTCGCTCATTCTGAGCAGCTGTCCTTGGACACCTATGAATATGTTGACTGTGGAACAAACACAACTGTCCCCCACATTATTCAGGCCATGTGA
- the nbr1a gene encoding NBR1 autophagy cargo receptor a: MAMDVPVNLRVNFRGRVESFLVSDWKRSSWESMEAMMKTSFGLTSLQVKYLDEDKEEVFINSQEEYQEALKSAVKQGYQLNMNVYKTKAPADRVVKAKGKEVKTRARPAPPYPSMIKTVDRETQVPVLEQDGVLSEVRESREDNEAPPQWFTSYMEKFKDQVVKEAVDRICHEFSGQCCIHKLPHLASTDPAGPSVQVPEVSSTVQGAAGSTTSCSSCQGQMSGGGYQCSVCPAYTLCEQCSYAHDPSHHLLRAGTPLSIPEYGVPGEHYRLQRQGERSFRKAEKQRLKAEKRQLKAEVKEIRKQLRMEKRGLQLSSACDRSPQPVLLVPRGTQIASPERPKIACPTVLPAMTALFLDENLPDGTRMQPGTKFIKYWKMRNTGSVSWTTETKLKFMWGNLSLASREKGKEVAVPFLQPGQVGVVNVAFVAPVMEGTYTSHWRLAHRGEQFGPRVWCSIVVDADARPENASPYCTAQEKEHSTADKDGACCAAARDRTPVSTGSDREYYIPSVDLLTAQDLLSFELLDINIVQELERVPHNTPADMTPCMSPVPNDGALSEKRNLSLIKVEAEAEGVKSLLGVAKGAPKQLMAVPAQEEGEEDISGTQFVCETVIRSLTLEEAPDRRPLRRVQADCSRAQEPLRCERAGQEQAEGRGTPSVAPAVGKSEEPVHGPPEAMQDEQAEPETCADGEVRKMGMEPGSQSEAEEDGDRDEVRSQASSVSSEDYIVILPDCFDTSRPLAESMYSSALSQAGSTEGGPGPLDRATPEGERKEEALCASGGDGGVNDMLCTSQTLDAVPLTPVVVTTPGPATPLSPTRSQLSCMVESGAIVNDKLYQSDDPMDGSSRESSPVTVTPPDSADSSQQDSQDPRAHGGIAGGLVKGALSVAASAYKALFTGQPGPPLPPGDAASQDTTMMAVLLEMGFGDRQLNRRLLRKHNHNLLDVVNELVQMADNEWYATRY, from the exons ATGGCCATGGACGTCCCTGTGAATCTGAGGGTGAATTTCAGGGGCAGGGTGGAGAGCTTCCTTGTTTCGGACTGGAAAAGGTCGAGCTGGGAGTCCATGGAGGCCATG ATGAAGACGTCATTTGGTTTGACCAGCTTGCAAGTTAAATATTTGGATGAGGACAAAGAGGAG GTTTTCATAAACTCTCAAG aAGAGTATCAAGAAGCTCTAAAG AGTGCAGTGAAGCAGGGCTACCAGCTCAACATGAATGTGTACAAGACGAAAGCTCCAGCGGACAGAGTGGTGAAGGCCAAGGGGAAAGAGGTGAAGACCCGTGCCAGGCCGGCCCCACCCTACCCATCCATGATCAAGACTGTGGACCGAGAGACGCAGGTGCCAGTCCTGGAGCAGGATGGG GTGTTGTCAGAGGTAAGGGAGAGCAGAGAAGACAATGAAGCCCCTCCACAGTGGTTTACGTCTTACATGGAGAAG TTCAAAGACCAGGTGGTGAAGGAGGCAGTGGACAGGATCTGTCATGAGTTTTCCGGTCAGTGCTGCATTCACAAGCTCCCTCACCTGGCATCCACGGACCCAGCCGGGCCCAGCGTCCAGGTGCCCGAAGTCAGCTCCACTGTGCAGGGGGCTGCCGGCTCCACGACTTCCTGCAGTAGCTGCCAGGGCCAGATGTCAGGGGGTGGATACCAGTGTAG TGTGTGTCCAGCCTACACCCTTTGTGAGCAGTGCAGCTATGCCCATGACCCCAGCCACCACCTGCTGAGAGCTGGAACCCCCCTCTCCATCCCCGAGTACGGGGTGCCGGGGGAACACTACAG GCTCCAGAGGCAAGGCGAACGGAGCTTCCGCAAAGCGGAGAAGCAGCGCCTGAAGGCGGAGAAGCGGCAGCTGAAGGCGGAGGTGAAGGAGATCAGGAAGCAGCTGAGGATGGAGAAGCGGGGCCTGCAGTTGAGCTCGGCTTGTGACCGCAGCCCTCAGCCTGTGCTGCTTGTCCCCCGGGGCACCCAGATCGCCAGTCCGGA GAGGCCTAAAATCGCCTGCCCCACCGTGCTTCCTGCCATGACTGCGCTGTTCCTTGATGAGAACCTGCCCGACGGGACCCGTATGCAGCCCGGCACCAAGTTCATAAAATACTGGAAGATGAGGAACACCGGATCCGTGTCCTGGACCACGGAGACCAAG CTGAAGTTCATGTGGGGCAACTTGTCCCTGGCATCGCGGGAGAAGGGGAAGGAGGTGGCCGTGCCCTTCTTGCAGCCAGGCCAGGTGGGCGTGGTGAACGTGGCCTTCGTGGCACCGGTCATGGAGGGCACCTACACCTCGCACTGGCGCCTCGCCCACCGCGGGGAGCAGTTTGGCCCACGGGTGTGGTGTAGCATCGTGGTGGACGCCGATGCCCGACCGGAGAATGCCTCGCCATACTGCACTGCCCAG GAGAAGGAGCACAGCACGGCGGATAAGGATGGGGCGTGCTGTGCCGCCGCTCGCGATCGCACGCCTGTGTCTACGGGCTCTGATAGGGAGTACTACATTCCCTCTGTGGACCTGCTCACGGCACAG GACCTCCTGTCTTTCGAGCTGCTTGACATCAACATCGTCCAGGAGCTGGAGAGGGTACCCCACAACACACCGGCAG ACATGACTCCATGCATGTCTCCTGTTCCGAACGACGGCGCCCTATCGGAGAAGCGTAATCTGTCCTTGATCAAGGTTGAGGCCGAAGCAGAGGGGGTGAAAAGCCTTCTGG GGGTGGCGAAGGGGGCACCCAAGCAGCTGATGGCCGTTCCGGCCCAAGAGGAGGGTGAGGAGGACATTAGCGGAACGCAGTTCGTGTGCGAGACCGTGATTCGctcgctgaccttggaagaagCTCCGGACCGCAGACCTCTTCGCCGTGTGCAGGCCGACTGCAGCAGAG CCCAGGAGCCTCTGCGCTGTGAGAGAGCTGGTCAGGAGCAGGCAGAAGGCAGAGGGACACCTTCTGTGGCCCCAGCAGTCGGGAAGAGTGAAGAGCCAGTCCATGGCCCCCCTGAAGCCATGCAGGATGAGCAGGCGGAGCCGG AGACCTGCGCGGACGGCGAGGTCAGGAAGATGGGCATGGAGCCCGGCAGCCAATCGGAAGCCGAGGAAGACGGCGACAGGGACGAGGTGCGCAGCCAGGCATCTTCCGTCTCTTCCGAGGACTACATCGTCATCCTGCCCGACTGCTTCGACACCAGTCGCCCACTGGCCGAGTCCATGTACAGCTCTGCGCTGTCGCAGGCCGGCAGCACGGAGGGCGGCCCGGGGCCCCTGGATCGCGCCACGCCGGAAGGCGAGCGCAAGGAGGAGGCCCTGTGTGCCAGTGGCGGCGACGGCGGCGTCAACGACATGCTGTGCACCTCCCAGACACTGGACGCCGTGCCCCTCACGCCGGTAGTGGTAACTACCCCAGGTCCTGCCACTCCGCTGTCACCTACCAG GTCACAGTTGTCCTGTATGGTGGAATCGGGGGCCATTGTGAATGACAAGCTGTATCAGAGTGACGATCCCATGGACG GGAGCAGTCGGGAGTCTTCCCCAGTCACAGTGACCCCACCTGACAGCGCTGACTCCAGTCAGCAGGACTCACAGGACCCCAG GGCACACGGCGGTATCGCTGGCGGGCTTGTCAAGGGAGCTCTGTCTGTAGCAGCCTCAGCCTACAAGGCCCTCTTCACTGGCCAGCCCGGTCCACCATTG CCGCCCGGGGACGCAGCCAGCCAGGACACCACCATGATGGCAGTGCTGCTGGAAATGGGCTTCGGAGACCGGCAGCTCAACCGGCGGCTGCTGCGGAAACACAACCACAACCTGCTGGACGTGGTCAATGAGCTGGTGCAGATGGCCGACAACGAGTGGTACGCCACGCGTTACTGA